The following are encoded in a window of Planctomycetaceae bacterium genomic DNA:
- a CDS encoding proline--tRNA ligase: MRYSKALIPTVKEVPSDAEIPSHQLMIRAGLMRKLASGTYTYLPLGWKILTKIMNIVRQEMNASGAQEILMPSVQPMELWQQTGRSVDYGLTMAHFTDRHGRENVLAPTAEEVVTNLAAGEINSYKQMPMNIYQISFKFRDEFRPRFGVLRSREFIMKDAYSFHADEKSLDETYKVMYETYKRIFSKCGLKYAIVEAESGEMGGSGSHQFTIPCESGEDVIVQTEDGSYAANIEKAPVDALPAVARNKTYKPVEEIHTPNQKTITEICEFLKVDAKTLIKSLVYKSGTEIILALVRGDFEINPEKLRSTVGKSIELADENTIKTLTGAEVGFAGPVGLTQKINKLIIDHSVLTIETAVTGANKTDYHIKNVVPGRDFPIEGKNIIVADVRNAVDGDTYRGIKLTFKRGIEVGQVFKLGTKYSAKLNAKFLDKDGTEKPCIMGCYGIGINRIAASAIETMYDKDGIIWPINIAPYEVIIVPAGNTEPVLAAAENLYNELKAAGVEVLIDDRDERGGVKFKDADLIGIPIRITIGAKSIAEGNAEIKLRREAENKKVALAEVKANILTIIENLKNEC; encoded by the coding sequence ATGAGATACAGCAAAGCGCTTATACCAACGGTCAAAGAAGTACCCTCCGATGCGGAGATTCCGAGTCATCAGTTGATGATTCGCGCAGGATTAATGCGTAAACTCGCCAGCGGAACATATACTTACCTGCCTTTGGGCTGGAAAATTTTGACAAAAATTATGAACATCGTGCGTCAGGAAATGAACGCAAGCGGCGCACAGGAAATTCTTATGCCATCCGTTCAACCGATGGAGCTTTGGCAGCAGACCGGCAGAAGTGTCGATTACGGTCTGACAATGGCACACTTCACCGACCGCCATGGCAGGGAAAACGTACTTGCTCCTACCGCCGAGGAAGTCGTAACGAATCTCGCTGCCGGCGAAATAAATTCGTACAAACAGATGCCGATGAATATCTATCAAATCAGCTTCAAATTCCGCGACGAGTTCCGCCCGCGTTTCGGCGTTCTGCGTTCGCGCGAATTCATAATGAAAGACGCATATAGTTTCCACGCGGACGAAAAAAGTCTCGATGAAACCTATAAAGTAATGTACGAAACATACAAAAGAATCTTCAGCAAATGCGGCCTGAAGTACGCGATTGTCGAAGCCGAGTCCGGCGAAATGGGCGGCAGCGGTTCGCACCAGTTTACAATCCCCTGTGAATCAGGCGAAGACGTCATTGTTCAAACCGAAGACGGCAGCTACGCAGCGAACATCGAGAAAGCCCCCGTCGATGCCCTGCCCGCAGTCGCAAGAAACAAAACATATAAACCCGTCGAAGAAATTCACACTCCGAACCAGAAAACAATCACGGAGATTTGCGAATTTCTGAAAGTTGACGCCAAAACGCTAATTAAATCGCTCGTTTACAAAAGCGGCACGGAAATAATCCTCGCTCTTGTCCGAGGCGATTTCGAAATAAATCCTGAAAAGCTCCGTTCAACTGTCGGCAAATCAATAGAGCTGGCGGACGAGAACACCATTAAAACGCTGACTGGCGCAGAAGTCGGTTTTGCCGGCCCGGTTGGTCTGACGCAGAAAATCAACAAACTCATCATCGACCATTCGGTGCTGACGATTGAAACAGCCGTTACCGGCGCAAACAAGACCGATTACCATATTAAGAACGTCGTGCCGGGCAGAGATTTCCCGATTGAAGGCAAAAATATAATTGTCGCTGACGTTCGCAACGCTGTCGATGGCGATACATATCGCGGCATAAAACTTACATTCAAAAGAGGCATTGAAGTCGGACAGGTTTTCAAACTCGGAACAAAGTATAGCGCAAAACTCAACGCGAAATTCCTCGATAAGGATGGAACGGAAAAGCCGTGCATTATGGGCTGCTACGGCATCGGCATTAACAGAATCGCAGCGTCAGCTATTGAAACGATGTACGATAAGGACGGCATTATCTGGCCGATTAACATCGCGCCGTATGAAGTGATTATCGTACCGGCAGGCAACACAGAGCCGGTTCTCGCCGCGGCCGAGAATTTATATAACGAATTGAAAGCTGCCGGCGTTGAGGTATTGATTGATGATAGAGACGAACGCGGCGGCGTGAAATTCAAGGACGCTGATTTGATTGGTATTCCGATTCGGATTACAATCGGCGCAAAATCAATCGCCGAAGGAAACGCGGAAATAAAACTCCGCAGGGAAGCCGAAAACAAAAAAGTCGCTCTTGCTGAAGTAAAAGCAAATATTCTAACGATCATTGAAAACTTAAAAAACGAGTGCTGA
- a CDS encoding DUF4416 family protein yields the protein MWTLKKPDPVKLVVGILACDEKSLAVSVDMLKAKFGVCDFESPTWPFTHTKYYANETGTAIVKKYIAFESLISPDKMADIKLKTNKMEEKLAKMLGSNLSRPVNLDPGYMEPSKLVLASTKNFSHRIYIGKKIWAEVTLVYSKKWISFDYTFPDHKEDRYHAFFSQVRERIVKQLHCV from the coding sequence ATGTGGACGCTTAAAAAACCTGACCCGGTAAAATTAGTTGTCGGCATACTTGCCTGCGACGAGAAATCGTTGGCGGTATCGGTCGATATGCTCAAGGCAAAGTTCGGCGTCTGTGATTTTGAAAGTCCGACCTGGCCGTTTACGCATACGAAATATTATGCCAACGAAACCGGAACTGCGATTGTGAAAAAGTACATAGCGTTTGAAAGTTTGATTTCGCCGGACAAGATGGCGGACATCAAACTCAAGACGAATAAAATGGAAGAAAAACTGGCGAAAATGCTCGGTTCAAATTTGAGCAGGCCGGTAAATCTCGACCCCGGTTACATGGAGCCGTCGAAATTAGTACTGGCAAGTACGAAAAATTTTTCGCACAGAATTTACATCGGCAAAAAAATATGGGCAGAAGTTACGCTCGTTTACAGTAAGAAATGGATTTCGTTCGATTATACTTTCCCTGACCACAAGGAAGACCGCTATCACGCGTTTTTCAGTCAGGTTCGGGAAAGAATCGTAAAACAATTACATTGCGTTTAA
- the lspA gene encoding signal peptidase II, producing the protein MHKTLTAHLIFWPIFFIGLASDLISKSLMFKWLENLPSQCYSVVNGLFQFVMVENRGAAWGIASDKRVTLVVISIIAIMVVLGIFLFSRKLQMIVVIALGLFAAGICGNMYDRIFNNGRVRDFLDFYYGDHHFPAFNIADSMLTVAVGLLILTSIFAPKETEKTS; encoded by the coding sequence ATGCATAAAACATTGACAGCACATCTGATTTTCTGGCCGATTTTCTTCATTGGTTTGGCTTCTGATTTAATCAGCAAATCGCTTATGTTCAAATGGCTCGAAAATCTTCCTTCACAGTGTTACAGTGTTGTCAACGGTCTGTTTCAGTTTGTAATGGTGGAAAATCGCGGAGCGGCGTGGGGCATTGCGTCCGACAAACGAGTTACGCTTGTTGTTATTTCCATTATCGCGATAATGGTTGTGCTGGGGATTTTCCTTTTTAGCCGTAAATTGCAGATGATTGTTGTAATTGCATTGGGCTTGTTTGCCGCCGGTATATGCGGAAATATGTACGACCGGATTTTCAACAACGGCAGGGTGCGAGATTTTCTGGATTTTTATTACGGTGACCATCATTTTCCCGCGTTTAACATTGCCGATTCAATGCTGACCGTTGCGGTGGGGTTGCTGATTTTGACAAGCATTTTTGCGCCGAAGGAAACAGAAAAAACTTCATAA
- a CDS encoding trypsin-like peptidase domain-containing protein: protein MKLKMFILLLFTAVCFAGPDMTKSVVMIQIVKQPYDYATPWKQTSISQGVGSGFIIEGNRILTNAHNISDSRFIIVKKENFAKKYPATVEFAGHDCDLAILKIADETFFDGMQPLAIGGLPEVNRTVETYGFPMGGTHISVTKGIVSRIQTDMYAHSGADGHLVVQTDAAINPGNSGGPVILDGNVVGVAFQGIRQADNIGYMIPTTIINHFLLDVNDGRYDGFGSLGVSIFEGLHNESYKEYLNLPADTEGVVVTAVTLNSSAENVLRRNDCITQIDNYALDNDGMIVIYGQKYSLSEAVEAKQIGETVDVVFWRDGKKQTGQLTIQLNRPVFEFARLYDARPPYVCFAGLTFVSANRNFLETWGREWMKDIPHILRYLMSESQTLNTDKLRKEYVVLSEILPDQINLYDGDFLNKPLESINDQPVRSLEDVRKAFRNKDCEFFIVKFISSDIPLLLDAKQAHQQNDAILKKYNVPSWTYPEEQL from the coding sequence ATGAAATTAAAAATGTTTATACTGTTATTGTTTACGGCGGTCTGTTTTGCCGGGCCGGATATGACAAAATCGGTAGTAATGATTCAAATTGTAAAACAGCCTTACGATTATGCCACGCCATGGAAGCAGACGTCCATTTCACAGGGCGTCGGCTCCGGCTTTATCATCGAAGGCAACAGAATCCTAACAAACGCGCACAACATCTCCGACAGCCGGTTTATTATTGTCAAAAAAGAAAATTTCGCGAAAAAATATCCCGCAACGGTCGAGTTCGCCGGCCACGACTGCGATTTAGCGATTTTAAAAATCGCGGACGAAACCTTTTTCGATGGAATGCAGCCATTGGCAATTGGCGGTCTTCCAGAAGTCAACCGTACAGTCGAAACTTACGGTTTTCCGATGGGCGGCACTCATATAAGCGTAACGAAAGGCATTGTCTCACGAATTCAGACCGATATGTACGCACACAGCGGTGCGGACGGCCATCTTGTAGTCCAGACCGACGCGGCAATCAATCCCGGCAACAGTGGCGGCCCGGTAATACTTGACGGCAACGTCGTAGGCGTCGCTTTTCAGGGTATCCGGCAGGCCGACAACATCGGCTATATGATTCCGACAACAATAATTAATCATTTTCTGCTGGATGTAAATGATGGCAGATATGACGGCTTTGGCTCGCTGGGCGTAAGCATTTTTGAAGGTCTGCACAACGAAAGTTACAAGGAATATCTCAACCTGCCAGCCGATACCGAAGGCGTCGTTGTTACAGCGGTAACACTCAACAGTTCTGCGGAAAACGTACTGCGGAGAAACGACTGCATTACACAAATCGATAATTACGCTCTTGACAACGATGGCATGATTGTGATTTACGGCCAGAAGTATTCGCTTTCCGAAGCGGTCGAAGCGAAACAAATCGGCGAAACTGTAGATGTCGTTTTCTGGCGCGACGGCAAAAAGCAAACCGGTCAATTAACAATTCAGCTCAACAGGCCGGTGTTCGAGTTCGCCAGATTATATGATGCTCGTCCGCCTTATGTCTGCTTTGCGGGTCTTACGTTCGTATCGGCAAACAGAAACTTTCTCGAAACTTGGGGCCGTGAATGGATGAAAGATATTCCGCATATCCTGCGTTATCTCATGAGCGAATCACAAACGCTCAACACCGACAAGCTGCGAAAGGAATATGTAGTGCTTTCCGAGATATTGCCCGACCAGATAAATCTCTACGACGGCGATTTTCTCAATAAACCGCTTGAAAGCATCAACGACCAGCCTGTAAGAAGCCTCGAAGATGTGCGCAAAGCGTTCAGGAACAAAGACTGCGAATTTTTTATCGTAAAGTTTATAAGCTCCGATATCCCGCTGCTTTTGGACGCCAAACAGGCTCATCAGCAGAACGACGCGATTTTGAAAAAATATAATGTACCGTCATGGACTTATCCGGAGGAGCAGTTATGA
- a CDS encoding tetratricopeptide repeat protein, with the protein MSEKLRFNVFRLLVLVMCAFLFVGCEESVKTDKADKVAKVEKPAKTEKAQKSAKQTAQKDPSVSLYVDAITLSETNNPDLAISKLNEAVQSKPDFALAYSLMGNIYLRQSRFNESVGAYKKATELNPWSFDDFCNLGRAYRGMEDFNSAAGAYAKACSLDPQNTSALCSAAESYYKIGDYESALEFGKTAKDLDPTDSDIEKLMGDIYTARKDNEMAIESYKKSLELDGSDPNTMFSLGAAYLQAGKLEEARSYLESVVATEPQNTLAFRHLGYVYLKLREVDLAVGSYEKAVAVSPDDWRAQKGLGVAYMMKYRIQDSFESADANDLKQKALTHWSKSLDLNPAQDNLLKLYRKYQPEK; encoded by the coding sequence ATGTCTGAAAAGCTACGGTTCAATGTTTTTCGGCTGTTAGTTTTGGTAATGTGTGCGTTTCTTTTCGTCGGCTGCGAAGAATCTGTCAAAACAGATAAAGCTGACAAGGTTGCGAAGGTTGAAAAGCCCGCCAAAACTGAAAAGGCTCAAAAGTCAGCCAAGCAGACCGCCCAAAAAGACCCGTCCGTAAGTCTTTATGTTGACGCTATCACTTTGAGCGAGACGAATAATCCTGATTTGGCTATCTCCAAACTGAATGAGGCTGTTCAGAGCAAACCTGATTTCGCACTTGCGTATTCTCTGATGGGCAATATTTATCTCCGTCAGAGCAGGTTCAACGAAAGCGTTGGAGCGTACAAAAAAGCGACCGAATTGAATCCGTGGTCGTTCGACGATTTCTGCAATCTTGGCAGGGCATATCGCGGTATGGAGGATTTCAACTCGGCGGCCGGCGCTTACGCAAAGGCCTGTTCGCTCGACCCGCAGAATACATCGGCACTGTGCAGTGCAGCCGAGTCGTATTATAAGATTGGCGATTACGAATCGGCACTGGAATTCGGCAAGACGGCCAAAGACCTCGACCCGACAGACAGCGATATTGAAAAGTTGATGGGCGATATTTATACCGCCCGCAAAGATAATGAAATGGCTATCGAGTCGTACAAAAAATCGCTCGAACTCGACGGCAGCGATCCCAATACGATGTTCTCGCTCGGCGCGGCGTATTTGCAGGCAGGTAAACTCGAGGAAGCACGTTCGTATCTCGAATCGGTTGTCGCGACCGAGCCGCAGAACACTCTGGCGTTCAGACATTTGGGCTATGTTTATTTGAAACTGCGCGAAGTTGACCTCGCGGTCGGCAGCTATGAAAAAGCCGTTGCGGTTAGTCCTGATGATTGGCGTGCACAAAAAGGCCTCGGCGTTGCGTATATGATGAAGTATAGAATTCAGGATAGTTTCGAGTCTGCGGATGCCAACGATTTAAAACAGAAGGCACTTACTCACTGGAGCAAGTCTCTGGATTTGAACCCGGCACAGGATAATTTGCTGAAACTTTACAGAAAATACCAGCCGGAAAAATAA
- a CDS encoding undecaprenyl/decaprenyl-phosphate alpha-N-acetylglucosaminyl 1-phosphate transferase, with protein MAESLAVFCVLCFVTAFTMSLLLTIPSKRFAVKRGLISHPKDDRFHSKAIPMGGGIAIFFTMLILCLSAVVFIKLLVHDGTTSLFGRNFELYIEGFAGKFNELLIILGCAAILFVLGLWDDFKNLKPIHKLIVEFAAAFTVAYFADVRMEFFIDSRIYASALSSIWLVLIINVFNFLDNMDGASAGIAAIVSMIIFIVATLSQQAFVAGFSMMLAGTLTGFLIFNFCPASIFMGDAGSLVIGFFIGMLTMKTTYYNEAEDIRWYIVLMPLVILAIPLYDFISVTALRLHQKKSPFVGDTQHFSHRLKRRGLNEVQTVLMLYLATITTGLGAVVLKESTWPYGLLVFLQTVMVLAIIAVLESTGNNEKKHTK; from the coding sequence ATGGCAGAATCATTAGCTGTGTTTTGTGTGCTTTGTTTTGTAACGGCATTTACGATGTCGCTGCTGTTGACTATTCCATCGAAAAGATTCGCGGTCAAAAGAGGCCTGATATCACATCCCAAAGACGACCGTTTCCACAGCAAAGCCATACCGATGGGCGGCGGAATTGCGATTTTCTTTACAATGCTCATTCTGTGTCTGTCGGCGGTTGTTTTTATTAAGCTGCTTGTTCACGATGGCACAACAAGCCTTTTCGGCAGAAATTTCGAACTGTACATCGAAGGTTTCGCCGGCAAATTTAACGAACTCCTCATAATCCTCGGCTGCGCAGCGATTTTATTCGTTCTTGGACTTTGGGACGATTTTAAAAACCTCAAGCCCATACACAAACTTATCGTCGAGTTCGCCGCGGCATTTACTGTCGCGTATTTTGCGGACGTGCGAATGGAATTTTTTATCGACAGCAGAATCTACGCATCCGCGTTAAGCTCGATATGGCTCGTACTCATCATAAATGTATTCAACTTTCTCGATAATATGGATGGCGCAAGCGCAGGAATCGCCGCGATTGTCTCGATGATTATTTTCATCGTGGCGACACTTTCGCAGCAGGCGTTTGTCGCCGGTTTTTCGATGATGCTGGCAGGCACACTGACCGGATTTTTGATTTTCAATTTTTGCCCCGCCTCGATTTTTATGGGCGACGCCGGCTCGCTTGTCATCGGTTTTTTCATTGGTATGCTGACAATGAAAACGACATATTATAACGAAGCCGAAGACATTCGCTGGTATATCGTGTTAATGCCGCTGGTCATACTGGCGATACCGCTTTATGATTTTATCAGTGTAACCGCCCTGCGTCTGCATCAGAAGAAAAGTCCGTTTGTCGGCGACACACAGCATTTTTCACACAGACTAAAACGTCGCGGCCTGAACGAAGTGCAGACCGTTCTGATGCTTTATCTGGCTACAATCACCACAGGCCTTGGCGCCGTAGTGCTCAAGGAATCAACCTGGCCTTACGGGTTGCTGGTGTTCCTGCAAACTGTTATGGTGCTGGCGATAATCGCCGTCCTCGAATCAACAGGTAATAATGAAAAAAAACATACAAAATAA
- a CDS encoding O-antigen ligase family protein, whose protein sequence is MKKNIQNKLSAPNIFFVLFLCIIAFRLSFTENISIDSFSLAGIYFDNLISIIISCVLIIASVAWFSVLFWKGKTYKYSGLEIGAVIFLAAAVISFFCASNKRASLNDSLTILAVITSAITLVQLLDSETKKKILLFFIIAAAILNVYQCIDQNTTGNKMMIEEYKANPKQQLQALGIEPDTFAQMLYEHRLNSKDVKGFFSTSNSAGSFFNLALFSAIAVFAGGIKKHKKDLKTIAFPVIIIAVLILGLILTASKGALVSLAIALFVLCCIYLFGKFINRHKVLIIGAATAVFIGAVLLMISYGIRHDTLPGGNSMLVRWEYWTAASELIADNFFTGIGGNNFGTHYTQYKAAKSLETVRDPHCFILTIFSGYGIIGLTGFLTCLLVPVFRAMKKTSQIGDNTKNISETLKKVAIPAVLVLICLRPLAIRSGLGSQIDVMIYVVAMLYVAPVFLFAVVLWVIARSKKCCEEFSIKRAALLCGILAVVLHNLIDFGIFEPGILMSLFAVIALTASYDEHHIVQLKMKYKYIPLNLTIVICAVCFWLFIIPAGKTAVNVETAKKISSYGYLEQAAVLAADAMDADVLNPSAANLKGTIERYLYQANPPENKAKLMDAEKSFMTAIDRDPADFKNYEKLSEVYQLLAEANPDRCAKWFQKALDALNQAIIRYPSGSELHLKAAALAQQLNETDEAIEHYIQTIAIEDAYREEFKIMYPDREMFSRIGEINYNFAKQRLEQLKEK, encoded by the coding sequence ATGAAAAAAAACATACAAAATAAACTATCCGCTCCGAATATTTTCTTCGTTCTGTTTCTCTGTATAATCGCTTTCAGATTAAGTTTCACAGAAAACATCTCTATCGATTCTTTCAGTCTGGCAGGGATATATTTCGATAATCTCATCAGCATTATTATTTCCTGCGTTTTGATAATCGCCTCGGTAGCCTGGTTTTCGGTTTTATTCTGGAAAGGCAAAACCTATAAATACAGCGGACTTGAAATTGGCGCTGTAATCTTTTTGGCTGCTGCCGTTATCAGTTTCTTCTGCGCATCCAACAAAAGAGCTTCGCTGAATGATTCATTAACAATATTAGCTGTCATAACCTCGGCGATTACGCTCGTACAGCTTCTGGACAGCGAAACAAAAAAGAAAATCCTGCTGTTTTTCATTATTGCCGCTGCGATTTTGAATGTGTACCAGTGCATTGACCAGAACACCACCGGCAACAAAATGATGATAGAAGAATACAAGGCCAACCCAAAACAGCAGCTTCAGGCTCTCGGCATCGAACCGGATACGTTTGCGCAAATGCTCTACGAACACAGACTGAACTCCAAAGACGTCAAGGGCTTTTTCTCCACAAGCAACAGCGCAGGCAGCTTTTTTAATCTGGCATTATTTTCAGCTATTGCCGTTTTTGCCGGCGGAATTAAAAAACACAAAAAAGATTTAAAGACCATTGCTTTCCCCGTGATTATTATTGCGGTGCTCATTTTGGGATTGATTCTAACGGCCAGCAAAGGGGCGTTAGTGTCTCTCGCCATTGCACTTTTTGTTTTGTGCTGCATTTATTTGTTTGGAAAATTTATCAATCGGCACAAAGTATTAATCATCGGCGCCGCTACCGCTGTGTTTATCGGCGCAGTTTTGCTTATGATTTCTTACGGCATCAGGCACGATACCCTGCCGGGCGGCAACTCGATGCTTGTAAGATGGGAGTACTGGACGGCCGCAAGTGAATTAATCGCGGATAATTTCTTCACCGGCATCGGCGGCAACAATTTCGGCACTCATTACACGCAATACAAAGCCGCGAAATCGCTCGAAACAGTCCGCGATCCTCATTGCTTTATATTAACGATATTCAGTGGTTATGGCATCATCGGCCTGACAGGCTTCCTGACCTGCCTGCTTGTTCCGGTTTTCAGGGCCATGAAAAAAACATCGCAAATAGGCGACAACACAAAAAATATTTCTGAAACACTGAAAAAAGTCGCGATACCTGCGGTTTTAGTTCTGATATGTTTACGGCCGTTAGCAATCAGAAGCGGACTCGGCTCGCAAATCGATGTAATGATTTATGTTGTTGCCATGCTGTATGTCGCGCCCGTTTTTCTCTTTGCGGTAGTACTGTGGGTAATCGCCAGAAGCAAAAAATGCTGCGAAGAATTTTCGATTAAACGCGCCGCTCTGCTTTGCGGAATTTTAGCGGTCGTTCTGCACAATCTCATCGATTTCGGCATTTTTGAGCCGGGCATTTTAATGTCGTTATTCGCCGTTATCGCCTTGACAGCGTCTTATGACGAGCATCATATTGTGCAGTTGAAAATGAAATATAAATATATTCCGTTGAATTTAACAATCGTGATTTGCGCGGTTTGCTTTTGGCTTTTCATAATACCGGCGGGTAAAACTGCGGTAAACGTCGAGACCGCCAAAAAAATTTCCTCTTACGGTTATCTCGAACAGGCCGCCGTTTTGGCCGCCGACGCGATGGACGCCGATGTTTTGAATCCTTCTGCCGCGAATCTTAAAGGTACGATTGAAAGGTATCTCTATCAGGCTAATCCGCCGGAAAACAAAGCAAAACTTATGGATGCGGAAAAGTCCTTTATGACGGCAATCGACAGAGACCCTGCCGATTTTAAAAATTATGAAAAACTTTCAGAAGTGTATCAATTGCTTGCCGAGGCCAATCCTGACCGGTGTGCCAAATGGTTCCAGAAGGCTCTTGACGCCCTAAATCAGGCCATAATACGGTATCCATCAGGCAGCGAACTGCATCTCAAGGCCGCGGCACTCGCGCAGCAGTTGAATGAAACAGACGAGGCAATTGAGCATTACATCCAGACAATAGCGATTGAAGACGCTTACCGCGAAGAGTTTAAAATTATGTATCCGGACAGGGAAATGTTCAGCAGAATCGGAGAAATTAATTATAATTTCGCCAAACAAAGGCTCGAACAATTAAAAGAAAAATAG
- a CDS encoding lactate racemase domain-containing protein, whose product MKIEISYGKGNIGFDIPEQNLAGIIRPGKSQPPLTADQIDRAILNNEFTRAVENKYLCVLVPDGTRDLPINTVLQSAAKLLKHARRIRFIICTGTHNAKTEQNDVLIEKISSLMNDRGIKNFDIVAHDCEKAEFIDAGTTSRQTHVLYNAAIKDAEIFLALSDVKHHYFAGYSNPVKNLVPGVCAYKTTEQNHSLSLDENSHFGKHPWHLNKDVRNNPLAADQTEAMEKIIGDRPFWAITMISSNNKINWLQFGKAKETAAAAFAKADEWNIYKVQPVERMIVSCGKSPNDIDLYIAQRALELTKQAIIDGGEILFAAECEKGVGAERTMPHFWNLLIKPMDEIFAQVKNKPYKLFSHKPLRFAEMIKRLRKLWLYSKLPAEMIKAAHLHPAENMQTVIDEWIKEKPNVKILVVGGANKLALRV is encoded by the coding sequence ATGAAAATTGAAATTTCTTACGGCAAAGGCAATATCGGTTTCGACATTCCGGAACAGAATCTGGCCGGCATTATCCGACCTGGAAAATCGCAGCCGCCATTAACCGCCGACCAAATTGACCGTGCAATATTAAATAATGAATTTACTCGCGCAGTCGAAAATAAGTATTTATGCGTACTCGTTCCGGATGGCACACGCGATTTGCCCATAAACACAGTCCTGCAATCGGCGGCAAAACTATTAAAACACGCCCGCCGTATCAGGTTCATCATCTGCACAGGCACACACAACGCCAAAACCGAACAGAATGATGTGTTGATTGAAAAAATCAGTTCGCTTATGAACGACCGCGGAATCAAAAACTTCGACATCGTCGCGCACGATTGCGAAAAAGCCGAATTCATCGACGCAGGTACAACGAGCAGACAAACGCATGTTTTGTACAACGCGGCAATTAAAGACGCCGAAATTTTCCTTGCGTTGAGCGATGTCAAGCATCATTATTTCGCCGGCTATTCGAATCCCGTAAAAAATCTCGTGCCCGGCGTATGCGCATACAAAACAACCGAGCAAAATCACAGTTTGAGTCTCGATGAGAACTCACACTTCGGCAAACATCCGTGGCACTTAAATAAAGATGTGAGAAACAATCCACTCGCCGCCGACCAGACCGAAGCGATGGAAAAAATCATCGGCGACCGACCGTTTTGGGCAATCACAATGATTAGCTCAAACAATAAAATCAACTGGCTGCAATTCGGCAAAGCGAAAGAAACAGCCGCCGCAGCCTTCGCAAAAGCGGATGAATGGAATATTTATAAAGTACAACCCGTTGAGCGAATGATTGTTTCGTGCGGTAAATCACCAAATGATATAGACCTTTACATCGCCCAGCGTGCGCTGGAACTTACAAAACAGGCGATAATCGACGGCGGAGAAATTTTGTTTGCCGCCGAGTGCGAAAAAGGCGTCGGCGCGGAACGCACAATGCCTCATTTCTGGAATTTACTGATTAAGCCGATGGATGAAATTTTCGCGCAGGTAAAAAATAAACCGTATAAATTATTCAGCCACAAGCCGCTGCGTTTTGCCGAGATGATTAAAAGACTGCGAAAGCTCTGGCTGTATTCCAAATTGCCTGCCGAGATGATAAAAGCCGCCCATCTGCACCCTGCCGAAAACATGCAAACCGTGATTGATGAATGGATAAAAGAAAAACCGAACGTAAAAATCCTCGTCGTTGGCGGTGCAAACAAGTTGGCCTTAAGAGTGTAA